Proteins co-encoded in one Novosphingobium sp. PP1Y genomic window:
- a CDS encoding metallophosphoesterase, which yields MFTKIRTMLGRQKAAQIPSLNSGDRIYAIGDIHGRIDLFDSLIGAIEQDDAAKARANTTVILLGDLIDRGPDSAAVVARAREWARSRHLEFIKGNHEEMLIASLENADVLRGFLKYGGRETIMSYGIDEAFIDHAKPEELQQRMIEAIPRGDIEFLDSFTKLIRNGDYLFVHAGIRPQTPLDHQLGRDCRWIREPFLSHNGDFGAFVIHGHTIAEEPQVRSNRIGIDTGAFVFGALTAIGIEGTERWFLQAREDEAGAISTFAAAA from the coding sequence ATGTTCACGAAGATCCGCACCATGCTGGGACGTCAAAAAGCGGCCCAAATTCCGAGCCTGAATTCAGGAGATCGGATCTATGCCATTGGTGACATCCATGGCCGAATTGACCTGTTCGATTCACTCATCGGTGCCATTGAGCAGGACGATGCCGCCAAGGCGCGCGCAAACACCACAGTGATCCTGCTGGGTGACCTGATCGACCGCGGGCCAGACAGCGCAGCTGTTGTTGCACGCGCGAGGGAGTGGGCGAGAAGCCGCCACCTGGAATTTATCAAGGGCAACCACGAGGAAATGCTGATTGCCAGCCTCGAGAACGCCGATGTCCTGCGCGGCTTCTTGAAATACGGCGGGCGCGAGACAATCATGTCGTATGGCATCGACGAGGCTTTCATCGACCATGCGAAGCCCGAAGAGCTGCAGCAACGCATGATCGAGGCGATCCCGCGCGGCGACATCGAATTTCTCGACAGCTTCACCAAGCTGATCCGCAACGGCGACTATCTGTTCGTGCATGCCGGAATCCGGCCTCAAACGCCGCTCGATCACCAGCTTGGCCGTGATTGCCGCTGGATAAGAGAGCCGTTTCTCAGCCACAATGGCGATTTCGGCGCATTCGTCATCCACGGCCACACGATCGCCGAGGAGCCGCAGGTGCGCAGCAACCGTATCGGCATCGATACGGGCGCTTTCGTCTTCGGCGCGCTGACCGCCATCGGAATCGAAGGAACCGAGCGCTGGTTTCTCCAGGCACGCGAAGACGAAGCCGGCGCCATCTCCACTTTTGCCGCGGCGGCCTGA
- a CDS encoding VOC family protein gives MLRYLHTMVRVSDPDATLRFFELIGLKETRRFSSDQGRFTLIYLAAPGQEEAEVELTYNWPAEDGSREEYTGGRNFGHLAFAVDDIYETCQRLMDAGVTINRPPRDGHMAFVRTPDGISIELLQGDGRLEPTEPWVSMPNVGSW, from the coding sequence GTGCTCAGATATCTCCACACAATGGTCCGTGTCAGCGATCCCGACGCGACTCTGCGCTTTTTCGAGCTGATCGGATTGAAGGAGACCCGCCGCTTCTCCAGCGATCAGGGGCGCTTCACGCTGATCTACCTAGCTGCACCGGGTCAGGAGGAAGCTGAGGTTGAATTGACATACAATTGGCCAGCGGAAGACGGATCCCGGGAAGAATACACCGGAGGACGAAATTTCGGCCATCTCGCCTTTGCAGTCGATGATATCTACGAAACCTGCCAGCGGCTCATGGATGCCGGCGTTACGATCAACCGTCCGCCGCGCGACGGACACATGGCATTTGTGCGCACGCCGGACGGGATCTCGATAGAACTCCTGCAAGGCGATGGGCGCCTCGAGCCCACCGAGCCTTGGGTGAGCATGCCGAACGTCGGTAGTTGGTAG
- a CDS encoding SIMPL domain-containing protein — MIVGGFGLGDGLKRAQHADRSVTVRGLAERDVTADLATWTIAYSASAGNLSEAQGSVDRDTAQIRSFFRELGFPADALQPTGVNVSQYKDNGVPTFTVRQRMTLRSTDIKRAQDAVRKQFELVRRGVVLEEGSGMSYAFTRLNDIKPEMVAEATRDARAAAEQFAKDSGSQVGSIKNATQGYFSIDARDGETGGYGVSDTPYKKVRVVTTVNFYLK; from the coding sequence ATGATCGTCGGCGGCTTCGGTCTGGGCGACGGCCTCAAACGCGCCCAGCATGCAGACAGGTCGGTTACGGTGCGCGGCCTGGCAGAACGGGACGTGACTGCAGACCTCGCAACGTGGACGATCGCCTATTCGGCCAGCGCCGGGAACCTGTCGGAGGCGCAGGGCAGCGTTGATCGCGATACAGCGCAGATCCGCAGCTTCTTTCGCGAACTCGGCTTCCCGGCAGACGCCCTGCAGCCGACTGGCGTCAACGTATCGCAGTACAAGGATAATGGCGTACCGACTTTCACGGTGCGCCAGCGCATGACCTTGCGCAGCACGGACATCAAGCGTGCGCAGGATGCGGTAAGGAAGCAATTCGAGCTGGTTCGCCGCGGCGTGGTGCTCGAGGAAGGTTCAGGCATGTCCTATGCCTTCACCAGGCTTAACGACATCAAACCTGAAATGGTGGCAGAAGCGACCAGGGACGCGCGCGCTGCAGCCGAGCAGTTCGCGAAAGACAGCGGATCGCAGGTCGGCTCCATCAAGAACGCCACCCAGGGTTACTTCTCGATCGATGCCCGCGACGGCGAGACCGGCGGCTATGGCGTCTCTGACACACCTTACAAGAAGGTTCGCGTCGTCACGACCGTCAACTTCTATCTGAAGTGA
- a CDS encoding N-acetylmuramoyl-L-alanine amidase, with product MNRWLVNHVVASPNCNMRKRPISMVVLHYTGMKSAQEALERMCDPQAEVSAHYMIDEDGVVTNLVPEEKRAWHAGRSYWRGEVDVNSASIGIELVNPGHEFGYRPFPEPQMDALLPLLADIMDRHDIPRANVVGHSDVAPARKQDPGEYFDWVRLGELGLALDIPKAKMNLFYDNPGAFYLALERFGYDITDGRAAVRAFQRRWRPEIIDGEIDGEIGGILFELLLERDTGRAR from the coding sequence ATGAATCGATGGTTGGTCAATCACGTCGTCGCGTCTCCCAACTGCAACATGCGCAAACGGCCGATCTCGATGGTCGTGCTGCATTACACCGGCATGAAGTCTGCGCAGGAAGCGCTGGAGCGGATGTGCGATCCGCAGGCCGAGGTTTCCGCTCACTACATGATCGACGAAGACGGGGTCGTCACCAACCTCGTGCCGGAGGAAAAGCGGGCCTGGCATGCCGGGCGCTCCTATTGGCGCGGCGAGGTTGACGTGAATTCGGCCAGCATCGGGATCGAGCTGGTCAATCCGGGGCATGAATTCGGCTATCGCCCGTTCCCCGAGCCGCAGATGGATGCGCTGCTGCCGCTCCTGGCGGATATCATGGATCGTCACGACATTCCGCGCGCCAACGTAGTCGGTCATTCCGACGTTGCGCCGGCCCGCAAGCAGGACCCGGGCGAGTACTTCGACTGGGTCAGGCTCGGCGAACTAGGCCTCGCGCTCGATATTCCCAAGGCCAAGATGAACCTGTTCTACGACAATCCGGGGGCCTTCTACCTCGCGCTGGAAAGGTTCGGTTACGACATCACCGATGGGCGCGCCGCCGTGCGGGCTTTCCAGCGGCGCTGGCGGCCAGAGATCATCGATGGTGAAATCGATGGGGAGATCGGGGGAATCCTGTTCGAACTCTTGTTGGAGCGTGACACCGGTCGTGCTAGGTGA
- a CDS encoding TorF family putative porin: protein MLTSVRGLFAATLFAGAALAATPAFADDAGVPSDITISGNASLVTEYRFRGVDLSGGDIAVQGGVDISHSSGFYVGTWGSSLDEDTVGYGHTELDLYGGWSGEIASGVSGDVGVLYYAYPNAPAGDYDYVEFYGSLSKTLGPVDATVGVAYAPKQDSLGGTDNFYVYSDLGVAVPNTPVSLKGHIGYTDGFLTYTNDGTAFDWSIGAEFAVNSNLSVGVSYVDAQGNRTTFGDGSTYNFVDGAVVGSLSVSF from the coding sequence ATGCTTACGTCCGTCCGTGGTCTTTTTGCTGCAACACTTTTCGCGGGTGCTGCACTCGCAGCAACTCCTGCATTTGCCGATGACGCCGGTGTCCCTTCGGACATCACCATCTCGGGCAATGCATCGCTGGTTACCGAATACCGCTTCCGCGGCGTTGACCTCTCCGGCGGCGATATTGCCGTTCAGGGCGGTGTCGACATCAGCCACTCGAGCGGCTTCTACGTCGGCACCTGGGGGTCTTCGCTGGACGAGGACACCGTCGGTTACGGTCACACCGAGCTCGACCTTTACGGCGGTTGGTCGGGTGAGATCGCAAGCGGCGTTTCGGGCGACGTCGGCGTGCTTTATTACGCTTACCCGAACGCTCCTGCCGGTGACTACGACTACGTCGAATTCTACGGCTCGCTCAGCAAGACTCTCGGCCCCGTGGATGCGACCGTTGGCGTTGCCTACGCTCCGAAGCAGGACTCGCTCGGCGGCACCGACAACTTCTACGTCTACAGCGATCTCGGCGTTGCCGTGCCCAACACGCCGGTCAGCCTCAAGGGACACATTGGCTACACCGACGGTTTCCTGACCTACACCAATGACGGCACCGCCTTCGACTGGTCGATCGGCGCCGAATTCGCGGTCAACAGCAACCTGTCGGTCGGCGTTTCGTACGTCGATGCACAGGGCAACCGCACGACCTTCGGTGACGGTTCCACGTACAATTTCGTCGACGGTGCCGTTGTCGGCTCGCTCTCGGTCTCGTTCTGA
- the nhaA gene encoding Na+/H+ antiporter NhaA: MSLKRHFANNLARAFTKLMGGEASAGVLLIIVAGLALVAANSPLAHDYHYLFHHELSWTPVAKLDSLHLWINDALMAIFFFVVGLEIKREILDGELSSASKRRLPVLAAAAGMLVPALIYIATAGSGQPMQRGWAIPAATDIAFAVGVLGLLGNRIPPSLRLFLLTVAIVDDLGAVVIIALFYTAEIKMIWGVGALLMLAGLILANRRGVHHLWVYLILGLGLWYCVLNTGIHATIAGVVMAFTIPLKPLHRGDSMLLRLEHALVPWNSYVIVPLFGFANAGVALSGIGFDGLLDPVPLGVALGLFLGKQIGIFSAIVVSDKVGFAPRPAGASWVQLWGMAVLCGIGFTMSLFIGALAFPRYPLLIEEAKLGVLVGSLFSSLLGYAILRFAKSPTPSAS, translated from the coding sequence ATGAGCCTGAAACGACACTTCGCCAACAATTTGGCGCGCGCTTTCACAAAGTTAATGGGCGGTGAAGCCTCTGCAGGCGTCCTGCTGATCATCGTCGCAGGGCTTGCACTGGTCGCAGCGAACTCGCCGCTGGCGCATGATTACCATTACCTGTTCCATCATGAACTGTCCTGGACGCCGGTCGCCAAGCTCGACAGTCTGCACCTGTGGATCAACGACGCACTGATGGCGATTTTCTTCTTCGTCGTCGGACTCGAGATCAAGCGCGAGATCCTTGACGGCGAACTGTCGAGCGCATCCAAGCGACGGCTTCCGGTCCTCGCCGCCGCCGCCGGCATGCTCGTCCCTGCCCTCATATATATCGCCACGGCCGGCAGCGGGCAGCCAATGCAGCGTGGCTGGGCCATCCCGGCCGCTACCGACATCGCCTTCGCCGTAGGCGTGCTCGGTTTGCTCGGCAACCGCATCCCGCCCTCGCTTCGCCTGTTCCTGCTGACTGTCGCCATCGTCGACGACCTTGGCGCTGTCGTCATCATTGCGTTGTTCTATACCGCCGAGATCAAGATGATCTGGGGCGTGGGCGCGCTGCTCATGCTAGCCGGCCTGATCCTCGCCAACCGGCGCGGTGTCCACCACTTGTGGGTCTATCTGATACTGGGACTCGGGCTGTGGTACTGCGTCCTGAACACGGGCATTCACGCCACGATCGCCGGCGTCGTCATGGCCTTCACCATCCCGCTTAAACCGCTGCACCGAGGCGACAGCATGTTGCTGCGGCTCGAGCACGCGCTCGTTCCATGGAACAGTTACGTGATCGTGCCGCTGTTCGGATTCGCCAATGCCGGTGTGGCCTTGAGCGGAATCGGCTTCGACGGGCTGCTTGACCCCGTTCCGCTGGGCGTTGCCCTCGGTCTGTTTCTGGGCAAGCAGATCGGCATCTTCTCGGCGATCGTCGTCTCGGACAAGGTCGGCTTTGCCCCGAGACCGGCCGGCGCCTCATGGGTCCAACTCTGGGGCATGGCGGTGCTGTGCGGGATCGGCTTTACAATGAGCCTGTTTATCGGCGCACTCGCCTTTCCAAGATACCCGCTCCTCATCGAAGAAGCGAAACTGGGTGTTCTTGTCGGTTCGCTCTTCTCCTCTCTGCTGGGGTATGCGATCCTGCGCTTCGCCAAATCGCCGACGCCGAGCGCATCCTGA